From Methylomonas sp. EFPC3, a single genomic window includes:
- a CDS encoding glutamate synthase-related protein translates to MIKNAQKINSVHMLYDADLSQDSCGVGFITRKDSKQTHELLLKSHEALCTIPHRGGMSAEGIGDGAGVNIDLSLKFFRKVTGNPSLILGQFGVANFFFPEDHTHYDSEAQKLVEEHLKEFELPVLKWREVPVDTSVLNAAAVKAQLPIKQLIFGRPASLQDASHEAFEKHIQQALLAIEADGFNRPELQGFYPLSMSSRTQVYKGRLNSFEVIPYFVDLYDADHEISTLFFHTRFSTNTAPATMMAQPFRYMAHNGELNTDKKNRLSENAIARQNNKHIVFPCGQSDSGRLDQTLTRRINEDELDIVTAILAMMPPAWENDPTLSDEVRAMLEYFSLYEEKNDGPAALIFNDGTRVGARLDRLGLRPLRSVETAEYLAVMSEAGQIDFPPELVLRRGRIEAGGMLYFDHNTGESYDSHQVMARLASEKDYKAMLAQRCVHMDQLPKVELSEIGSDHALNTEQRHTAYSLNQESFKFLLDPILQTGLEKVSAMGYGLTPNALSSAEGGMSRYFSQRFAQVTNPPLDSLRESDGMTLRVALGAKPTFAPPTSKQLMIESPILQRTQLEQIRRQTLVKTVTLDMLYTPDFDDAARNEQALEHAFLAVCEQVEQAARNHTGIIVLSDANIGQTRAAIPALLMIAAANQHLVKQGLRFNSSIIMETGQAASPHDVATILGFGASAICPLSVHNRVMTEYADEAGRKKALYNFQKGVEKSLMKTMGKFGLCTVESYIGGEFFESNYLDTDEPKLKPYFPNINSSVGGARYADIAASSCEWHHKALSVQSENDIPFLGLFKERQDGAGHTFGNTAVREYIAMTDEPILYIPQQQANEASDNAYRDFGYEKRTPAQIDTFGITPAYRSFTRNLAQERANRPAALRDVMEFPVDIADAETQADFDRLLGSQNLHGNNNFLVRGLKVSRTNGAVFKIELTENSNKSRLEQLAEHLKSRFADQDFSVAIEADSLNARINDTDSILYFYLSNLRSSRERLDLAKVQPAHEITPTFASGAMSHGALLAEAHEAVAQGTNIAGGMSNSGEGGEHSSRFGTIRSSKIKQFASGRFGVWAGYLADPNLEEIEIKIGQGAKPGEGGQLPAPKVSVEIAALRGGTPKVELVSPPPHHDTYSIEDLGQLIHDAKAARVRVVVKLVSSEGIGTIAVGVAKAGADVINVAGNTGGTGAAAVTSLKNTGRSPEIGIAEVHQALAVNGLRDKVTLRCSAAHQNGTDVVKSAILGGDSFEFGTTALMMLRCVMAKNCNIRCPAGLTTAHEEFKGDPRVLAQFFMNLAHEVREILADLGYTSLKEIRGKTELLHLINHPSMIGQLNLQKLLAEVQEIKVEKPIYLEKDFTIDDLIFAQVKTALFEQGHKQVVIEGSEFKLNNRNKTVGGQTAIDIERLLHYEMSAEQIAASQIVYTNQHGRRYLADDTVIVRTHGSAGQSYAAFNNDGMRMEHTGTCNDGVGKTACGGVIVIKSPGGGSNKPGENVLIGNFALFGASGGKAFIEGEAGDRFAVRNSGAMAVVEGVGDFACEYMINGAVLNLGGFGKGFCTGMSGGNAYQYDPEDRLEELYDDSSVSIHRLTDGGEVAASHEQFIRYMLEQHVEHTGSTKAKAILADWEQQRGHFKFALPLWLNRTQTAEYLSKSLDRKAMIEELSVAFAQNQIEQIKQAHKTGNALFNGAIPGYGETDSELTLKLINSYAVVDKAQQIARDQLIKANMPLTQSLIDKYAEKLLMERPRKLQDALVKNIREAYSQYDDQQLATLMAEKRLNDYKTTLKLRDVQSIYSIGSTAWIIEQDRFNRQALAGVPTIDKNLASLESLSIVKEMLETEAA, encoded by the coding sequence ATGATTAAAAACGCCCAGAAAATCAATTCAGTACACATGCTTTACGACGCCGACTTGTCTCAGGACAGTTGCGGGGTCGGCTTCATTACCCGCAAGGACAGCAAACAGACCCACGAACTGCTGCTGAAATCGCACGAAGCACTCTGTACCATTCCGCACCGCGGCGGCATGAGCGCCGAGGGCATCGGCGACGGCGCCGGGGTCAATATCGACCTGTCTTTGAAGTTTTTCCGCAAAGTCACCGGCAACCCAAGCTTGATATTGGGCCAATTCGGCGTAGCCAACTTCTTTTTTCCGGAAGACCACACCCATTACGACTCCGAAGCGCAAAAACTGGTCGAGGAACACCTGAAAGAATTCGAGCTACCGGTTTTGAAATGGCGTGAAGTGCCGGTCGACACCTCGGTATTGAACGCTGCCGCGGTCAAAGCCCAACTACCGATCAAGCAGCTGATTTTCGGCCGGCCGGCGTCGTTGCAAGACGCCAGCCACGAGGCATTCGAAAAACACATCCAGCAGGCCCTGCTGGCCATCGAAGCCGACGGCTTCAATCGTCCGGAATTGCAAGGCTTCTACCCGCTATCCATGAGTTCGCGCACTCAGGTGTATAAAGGCCGCTTGAATTCGTTCGAGGTCATCCCTTACTTCGTCGACCTGTACGACGCCGACCACGAAATCAGCACGCTGTTCTTCCACACCCGTTTCTCCACCAACACCGCGCCGGCGACGATGATGGCGCAGCCCTTCCGTTATATGGCGCATAACGGCGAGTTGAACACCGACAAGAAAAACCGCTTGAGCGAAAACGCCATCGCCCGGCAAAATAACAAGCACATCGTGTTTCCGTGCGGCCAGTCTGACTCCGGCCGTCTCGATCAAACCCTAACCCGTCGCATCAACGAAGACGAACTCGACATCGTCACCGCAATCCTGGCGATGATGCCTCCAGCCTGGGAAAACGACCCGACCCTGTCCGACGAAGTTCGCGCCATGCTGGAATATTTCAGCTTGTACGAAGAAAAAAACGACGGCCCGGCAGCGCTGATATTCAATGACGGTACCCGCGTCGGCGCCCGCCTGGATCGTTTGGGCCTGCGGCCGCTGCGTTCGGTCGAAACCGCAGAATATCTGGCCGTAATGTCGGAAGCCGGCCAAATCGACTTCCCTCCCGAACTAGTATTGCGCCGAGGCCGGATTGAGGCCGGCGGCATGCTGTATTTCGACCACAACACCGGCGAGTCTTACGACAGCCACCAGGTCATGGCGCGTCTGGCTAGCGAAAAAGATTACAAGGCGATGTTGGCGCAGCGCTGCGTGCACATGGATCAACTGCCGAAAGTGGAACTTTCCGAGATCGGTAGCGACCACGCGCTGAACACAGAACAGCGCCACACTGCGTATTCTCTGAACCAGGAAAGTTTCAAATTCCTGCTGGATCCGATCCTGCAAACCGGCCTGGAAAAAGTCTCGGCGATGGGCTATGGCCTGACCCCGAACGCACTGAGCTCGGCCGAGGGCGGCATGTCGCGTTATTTCAGCCAGCGCTTCGCTCAGGTCACCAATCCGCCGCTGGATTCGCTGCGGGAAAGCGACGGCATGACGCTGCGCGTCGCGCTGGGTGCCAAACCGACCTTCGCACCGCCGACCAGCAAACAGTTGATGATCGAATCGCCGATTCTACAGCGTACGCAACTGGAACAAATCCGCCGCCAAACCTTGGTCAAAACCGTGACCCTGGATATGCTGTATACCCCCGACTTCGACGATGCCGCGCGCAACGAACAAGCACTGGAACACGCATTCCTGGCTGTGTGCGAACAAGTCGAGCAAGCCGCGCGCAACCATACCGGCATCATTGTTCTAAGCGATGCCAACATCGGCCAAACCCGCGCAGCGATCCCGGCCTTGTTGATGATCGCCGCCGCTAACCAGCATCTGGTCAAACAGGGCCTGCGCTTCAATTCATCCATCATCATGGAAACCGGCCAGGCCGCCAGTCCGCACGATGTAGCAACGATTTTGGGTTTCGGCGCTTCGGCAATTTGCCCACTCAGCGTGCATAACCGGGTCATGACCGAATATGCCGACGAAGCCGGCCGCAAAAAAGCCCTTTACAACTTCCAGAAAGGCGTCGAAAAATCGCTGATGAAAACCATGGGCAAATTCGGCCTCTGCACTGTGGAAAGTTACATCGGCGGCGAGTTTTTCGAATCCAACTATCTGGACACCGACGAGCCGAAATTAAAACCCTATTTCCCGAACATCAACTCATCGGTCGGCGGTGCGCGCTACGCCGACATCGCCGCCAGTTCCTGCGAATGGCATCATAAGGCTCTGTCGGTGCAGAGCGAAAACGATATCCCGTTCCTGGGCCTGTTCAAAGAACGTCAGGACGGTGCCGGACACACCTTCGGCAATACTGCGGTGCGCGAATACATCGCGATGACCGACGAGCCGATTCTGTATATCCCGCAGCAACAGGCTAACGAAGCCAGCGATAATGCTTACCGCGATTTCGGCTACGAAAAACGTACGCCGGCGCAAATCGACACTTTCGGCATTACACCGGCCTATCGCAGCTTTACTCGCAATCTGGCTCAAGAGCGTGCCAACCGGCCAGCCGCATTGCGTGACGTGATGGAATTCCCGGTCGATATCGCGGACGCCGAGACCCAAGCCGATTTCGATCGCCTGCTCGGCAGCCAAAACCTGCATGGCAATAACAACTTTCTGGTCCGCGGCTTGAAAGTTTCGCGCACTAACGGCGCCGTGTTCAAAATCGAATTGACCGAAAACTCGAACAAATCTCGGCTGGAACAACTGGCGGAACATCTCAAATCACGTTTCGCCGACCAGGATTTCTCAGTCGCCATCGAAGCCGACAGCCTAAATGCACGGATCAACGATACCGACAGCATACTGTATTTTTACCTGAGCAACCTCCGCAGCAGCCGCGAGCGGCTGGACTTAGCGAAGGTACAACCGGCGCACGAAATCACCCCAACTTTTGCTTCCGGGGCCATGAGTCACGGCGCATTGTTGGCCGAGGCCCACGAAGCGGTCGCGCAAGGTACCAACATTGCCGGCGGTATGAGCAACTCCGGCGAAGGCGGCGAACACTCCAGCCGCTTCGGCACGATTCGCTCCAGCAAAATCAAACAATTCGCGTCCGGCCGTTTCGGGGTTTGGGCCGGTTATTTGGCCGACCCGAATCTGGAAGAAATCGAAATCAAAATCGGCCAAGGCGCTAAACCGGGCGAAGGCGGCCAATTGCCGGCGCCGAAAGTCTCGGTGGAAATCGCAGCCTTGCGCGGCGGTACGCCGAAAGTCGAACTGGTTAGCCCGCCACCCCACCACGACACGTACTCGATCGAAGACTTGGGCCAATTGATTCACGACGCCAAAGCCGCCCGGGTTAGGGTCGTCGTCAAACTGGTTTCCTCCGAAGGTATTGGCACGATCGCCGTCGGCGTCGCTAAAGCCGGCGCGGACGTCATTAACGTCGCCGGGAACACCGGCGGCACCGGCGCCGCGGCGGTCACCAGTTTGAAAAACACCGGCCGCTCGCCGGAAATCGGTATCGCCGAAGTCCACCAAGCCTTGGCCGTGAACGGATTACGCGATAAGGTCACGTTACGCTGCAGTGCCGCGCACCAGAACGGCACCGACGTGGTCAAATCGGCAATCCTCGGCGGCGACTCGTTCGAATTCGGCACCACCGCATTGATGATGCTGCGCTGCGTGATGGCAAAAAACTGCAACATCCGCTGCCCGGCCGGCCTGACCACCGCCCACGAGGAATTCAAAGGTGATCCGCGCGTGTTGGCGCAGTTCTTCATGAATCTGGCCCACGAAGTGCGGGAAATTCTGGCCGACCTGGGTTACACCAGCCTAAAAGAGATTCGCGGTAAAACCGAGCTGCTGCATTTAATCAACCATCCGAGCATGATCGGGCAGTTGAATCTGCAAAAACTGTTGGCGGAAGTACAGGAAATCAAAGTCGAAAAGCCGATATACCTGGAAAAAGACTTTACCATCGACGATCTGATCTTCGCGCAAGTGAAAACAGCTTTGTTCGAACAAGGCCACAAGCAAGTCGTGATCGAGGGCAGCGAGTTCAAACTCAACAACCGCAACAAAACCGTCGGCGGCCAAACCGCGATCGATATCGAGCGCTTATTGCACTATGAAATGAGCGCCGAGCAAATCGCCGCCAGCCAAATCGTGTACACCAATCAACACGGCCGCCGTTATCTGGCGGACGATACCGTCATTGTTCGCACCCACGGTTCGGCGGGACAAAGTTATGCGGCATTCAATAATGACGGTATGCGCATGGAGCATACCGGCACTTGCAACGACGGCGTCGGTAAAACCGCTTGCGGCGGCGTAATCGTGATCAAGTCACCCGGCGGCGGCTCGAATAAACCTGGCGAAAACGTATTGATCGGCAACTTTGCCTTGTTCGGCGCCTCCGGCGGCAAAGCCTTCATCGAAGGCGAGGCCGGCGACCGCTTCGCGGTGCGCAATTCCGGCGCGATGGCGGTGGTCGAGGGCGTCGGCGATTTTGCCTGCGAATACATGATCAACGGCGCGGTCCTTAACCTGGGCGGTTTCGGTAAAGGTTTCTGCACTGGCATGTCCGGCGGCAACGCCTACCAATACGACCCCGAAGACCGACTGGAAGAACTGTACGACGACAGCTCGGTCAGTATCCATCGATTGACCGACGGCGGCGAAGTCGCAGCCAGCCACGAACAGTTCATCCGTTATATGCTGGAGCAACACGTCGAGCATACCGGCTCGACCAAAGCCAAAGCGATTCTCGCCGATTGGGAACAACAACGCGGACATTTCAAATTCGCGCTGCCGCTGTGGCTGAATCGTACCCAAACCGCGGAGTATTTGAGCAAATCTCTGGACCGAAAAGCGATGATCGAAGAGTTGTCGGTGGCATTCGCGCAAAACCAGATCGAACAGATCAAGCAAGCGCACAAAACCGGTAATGCTTTGTTCAACGGCGCCATACCCGGCTACGGCGAAACCGACAGCGAGTTGACGCTGAAACTGATCAACAGCTATGCGGTGGTTGACAAGGCCCAGCAAATCGCTCGCGACCAGCTGATCAAAGCCAATATGCCTTTGACCCAAAGCTTGATCGATAAATACGCGGAGAAACTATTGATGGAGCGTCCACGCAAATTGCAAGACGCATTGGTGAAAAACATTCGCGAGGCCTACAGCCAATACGACGATCAACAATTGGCGACGCTGATGGCGGAAAAGCGCTTGAACGACTATAAGACCACGTTGAAACTGCGCGACGTCCAAAGCATTTATTCAATAGGCTCCACCGCCTGGATTATCGAGCAGGACCGCTTCAACCGCCAAGCGCTGGCGGGCGTGCCAACCATCGACAAGAATTTGGCCAGCCTGGAAAGCCTGAGCATCGTCAAGGAAATGCTGGAAACTGAAGCCGCATAA
- a CDS encoding FAD-dependent monooxygenase, with the protein MKEQIDVVIVGGGMVGAALACSLGGSRLKVAVLEAQTPQPFSADQPHDLRVSALSIASKNILETVGAWDGVTSRRFCPFRRMRVWENSGDTLFDSTDISYPELGYIVENRVTQLALLDRLRDFDNVELLMPQAIKAIHYDGAQSRVVLENGRELQAKLLVAADGGHSRVRQAVGLGVTSWDYNQHALVIYIETAYPQQDITWQRFVSSGPQAFLPLTGNYGSIVWYQSPDEVRRLQALPFERLQAELVAAFPDCLGEVKQVLGVASFPLRRQHAQAYVKQGVALVGDAAHMINPLAGQGVNIGLLDAAALAEVVVDAHGRGKNFADVSVLRRYEAMRRNENLKMMTVMDVFYRSFSNDILPVKLLRNLGLGLAQRITPARNKVMKAAMGLEGRLPKLARGQRLSAG; encoded by the coding sequence ATGAAAGAACAAATCGATGTGGTTATTGTGGGCGGCGGTATGGTCGGTGCCGCGTTAGCATGCAGTTTGGGCGGTAGCCGCTTGAAGGTCGCCGTGTTAGAAGCGCAAACCCCGCAGCCGTTCTCTGCCGATCAGCCGCATGATCTAAGGGTTTCCGCCCTTAGTATCGCCTCGAAAAATATCCTGGAAACCGTCGGCGCTTGGGACGGAGTGACGTCGCGGCGCTTTTGTCCGTTTCGCCGGATGCGCGTCTGGGAAAATTCCGGCGATACTCTGTTCGATAGTACCGATATCAGCTATCCCGAATTAGGTTATATCGTCGAAAATCGGGTTACGCAATTAGCATTACTCGATAGATTGCGTGATTTTGATAATGTGGAGCTATTAATGCCGCAAGCGATCAAAGCCATTCATTATGACGGCGCTCAATCTCGTGTGGTTTTGGAGAATGGTCGGGAGCTGCAAGCTAAGTTGTTGGTCGCGGCCGATGGTGGTCACTCCAGAGTAAGGCAGGCGGTTGGCTTGGGCGTTACCAGTTGGGATTATAACCAGCACGCGCTGGTGATTTACATCGAAACGGCCTATCCGCAACAGGATATTACCTGGCAGCGCTTCGTGTCGTCCGGGCCGCAAGCGTTTCTGCCGTTGACCGGGAATTACGGCTCCATCGTTTGGTACCAATCGCCGGATGAGGTCAGACGCTTACAAGCCCTGCCATTTGAGCGGTTGCAGGCGGAGTTGGTCGCAGCGTTTCCGGATTGTCTTGGCGAAGTGAAACAGGTGCTGGGTGTGGCAAGTTTTCCGTTGCGGCGCCAGCATGCGCAAGCCTACGTCAAACAAGGCGTCGCCTTGGTTGGAGACGCGGCGCATATGATCAATCCGTTGGCGGGGCAGGGGGTCAATATCGGTTTGCTGGATGCTGCGGCTTTAGCTGAGGTGGTGGTCGATGCGCACGGCCGAGGCAAAAACTTTGCCGATGTCTCGGTGCTGCGGCGTTACGAGGCGATGCGGCGTAACGAAAACTTGAAAATGATGACCGTCATGGATGTGTTTTACCGCTCGTTCAGCAACGACATTCTGCCGGTCAAGTTGTTGCGCAATCTCGGCCTGGGTTTGGCTCAGCGCATCACGCCGGCGCGCAATAAAGTCATGAAGGCGGCTATGGGCTTGGAAGGACGTTTGCCAAAATTGGCGCGCGGCCAGCGGCTGTCCGCCGGTTAG
- the glnD gene encoding [protein-PII] uridylyltransferase has protein sequence MSPFPFTENDFLGCFKHENPITAFKNAISAENSHLKLRFNPDQATAGLLTEKARFIDNILTACWLHFLGPAADIHALIATGGYGRSELFPHSDIDILVLLADADAADYQHSLSGFCNFLWDIGLKPGLSTRDVDDCVIAAQDDQTVFTSLLEMRLIDGNTELFEKLKGKVSSDALWPSDRFFPAKMLEQQKRYAKYHDTAYNLEPNIKEGPGGLRDLQVISWVFKRHYNASSLRELIKYGFLPKSEYDNLITARDILWRLRFALHNLTNRCEDRLVFDYQRELASQFGYVDRNDQPDVEQFMQFYFKTVVDIERLNEMLLQLLNERLISNKESLAPIPITANFSSIDGYLEVSNKDVFQKQPLALLEIFLILQQSPSLKGIRASTIRLIRKNLPLIDEDFRNNKQANRLFMDILRQPRGITSQLKRMNRYGVLAAYLPDFANIVARMQYDLFHIYTVDEHTLFVIRNLRRFSLAKHNNELPFCNNIFLLIAKPDILYLAALFHDIAKGRGGDHSTLGETLARNFCLQHELSNHDTKVITWLVRHHLLMSMTAQRKDISDPEVIHTFALQVGSIEYLNYLYLLTVADIRATNPSLWNTWKDALLKELYISTHQALHRGLHNPVARSERVQENKKEAREELLKLGISKTTIKHSWQHLSDDYFLRYSADEVAWHTIAIAACQESELPLVLLRPQTQRGSAEIFVYTRNEDLLFSICTATLDQLGLTILDARIITTADQYVLNSFQVLEQSGEAINDLYREVHICNALRQGLIAKKVKTSKNIHKQSRQARHFPIETSITFLDDPSHKHTIVELVTTDRAGLLSTIGRAFTELDIQLHDAKITTIGSRAEDMFYITDPQSRPIDDENKKQQLRTTMLRYLELKN, from the coding sequence GTGAGCCCATTTCCGTTCACGGAAAACGACTTTTTAGGTTGTTTCAAGCATGAAAACCCGATTACGGCGTTTAAAAACGCTATTAGCGCGGAAAACTCCCATTTAAAACTGCGATTCAACCCGGACCAGGCGACTGCCGGCCTGCTTACGGAGAAAGCTCGGTTCATCGACAATATCCTTACCGCCTGCTGGCTACATTTTCTCGGCCCGGCAGCGGATATACACGCACTCATTGCAACCGGCGGCTATGGCCGTAGCGAACTGTTTCCCCATTCGGACATCGACATTCTCGTTTTACTGGCCGACGCCGACGCCGCCGATTACCAACATTCGCTATCGGGCTTTTGCAATTTTCTGTGGGATATCGGCCTGAAACCGGGTTTAAGCACGCGCGATGTCGATGATTGCGTCATAGCAGCCCAGGATGATCAAACCGTGTTTACCAGCCTACTGGAAATGCGCCTGATCGACGGCAACACCGAGCTTTTCGAAAAACTAAAAGGCAAAGTCAGCTCCGATGCCTTATGGCCTTCCGACCGATTTTTCCCAGCCAAGATGCTGGAGCAACAAAAACGGTACGCCAAATACCACGATACGGCTTACAACCTGGAACCGAATATCAAAGAAGGTCCAGGCGGGCTGCGCGATTTACAGGTTATTAGCTGGGTATTCAAACGCCACTACAATGCCTCGTCGCTAAGGGAATTGATCAAATACGGCTTCCTACCCAAGTCCGAATACGACAACCTGATCACGGCGCGCGACATTTTGTGGCGACTGCGGTTTGCCTTGCACAATTTGACCAACCGCTGCGAAGACCGCCTGGTATTTGACTATCAGCGGGAACTTGCCAGCCAATTCGGCTACGTCGACCGCAACGACCAGCCGGACGTAGAACAATTCATGCAGTTCTACTTCAAAACCGTGGTCGACATTGAACGGCTGAACGAAATGCTGCTGCAATTGCTTAACGAGCGCCTGATCAGCAACAAGGAAAGCCTGGCCCCGATTCCAATAACAGCCAACTTCTCGTCGATAGACGGCTACCTGGAAGTCAGCAATAAAGACGTTTTTCAAAAACAGCCACTGGCTTTACTCGAAATATTCCTGATCCTGCAGCAATCGCCGTCACTTAAAGGCATTCGCGCCAGCACGATTCGGCTGATCCGCAAAAATTTGCCATTGATCGACGAAGATTTTCGCAACAACAAACAGGCTAACCGCCTGTTCATGGACATCCTACGCCAGCCGCGCGGCATCACCAGCCAACTAAAACGCATGAACCGCTACGGCGTGCTGGCAGCTTATCTGCCGGACTTCGCGAATATCGTGGCCCGGATGCAATACGATTTATTCCATATTTACACTGTTGACGAGCACACGCTGTTCGTGATCCGCAATCTGCGCCGCTTCTCACTGGCCAAGCACAACAATGAACTACCCTTTTGCAACAACATTTTTTTGCTAATTGCCAAACCCGACATCCTATATTTGGCAGCATTGTTCCATGACATCGCCAAAGGTCGCGGCGGCGACCATTCCACGCTGGGCGAAACTCTGGCGCGTAATTTTTGCCTGCAACACGAACTATCCAACCACGACACCAAAGTCATTACCTGGCTGGTGCGCCACCACCTGCTGATGTCGATGACCGCCCAACGCAAAGACATCAGCGATCCGGAGGTGATCCATACCTTTGCCCTGCAAGTCGGCAGCATCGAATATTTGAATTACTTATACCTGTTGACCGTGGCCGACATCCGCGCCACCAACCCGAGCTTGTGGAACACCTGGAAAGATGCACTGCTGAAGGAACTTTACATCTCGACCCACCAAGCACTGCACCGGGGCTTGCACAACCCGGTAGCCCGTTCCGAACGGGTGCAGGAAAACAAGAAGGAAGCACGCGAAGAACTGCTGAAACTAGGTATATCGAAAACCACGATTAAACATTCCTGGCAACACCTCAGCGACGATTATTTTTTACGCTACTCTGCCGACGAGGTCGCCTGGCATACCATCGCGATCGCCGCCTGCCAGGAAAGCGAACTACCCCTGGTGCTGCTCAGACCGCAAACACAACGCGGCAGCGCCGAAATATTCGTCTATACCCGCAACGAAGACTTATTGTTTTCGATCTGCACGGCAACCCTTGACCAACTAGGCCTGACCATCCTGGACGCCCGGATCATCACCACCGCCGACCAGTATGTTTTGAACAGCTTTCAGGTGCTGGAACAATCCGGCGAAGCAATCAACGATCTGTACCGGGAGGTCCATATCTGCAATGCACTACGCCAAGGACTGATTGCCAAAAAAGTGAAAACCTCTAAAAACATCCACAAACAATCCCGACAGGCCCGTCATTTCCCAATTGAAACCAGCATTACCTTTTTGGACGATCCTTCGCACAAACACACAATCGTGGAACTGGTGACAACCGACCGCGCCGGCCTACTATCGACAATCGGCCGCGCCTTTACCGAACTCGACATCCAGCTGCACGACGCTAAGATCACGACCATAGGCAGTCGCGCCGAGGATATGTTCTACATCACCGACCCGCAATCGCGTCCGATCGACGACGAGAACAAAAAACAACAATTACGAACTACAATGCTCAGGTATCTGGAATTGAAAAACTGA
- the map gene encoding type I methionyl aminopeptidase, giving the protein MTIIIKTADEIEKMRVACKLAADVLDMIAPYVVAGVATEELDRICHEYIVDVQKAIPAPLNYRGFPKSICTSINHQICHGIPSDKKLKNGDIVNIDITVIKDGYHGDTSKMFCIGEVSPHAKRLVDITRESLFLGIEQVKPGAYFGDIGHAIQKHAEANRYSVVREFCGHGIGKKFHEDPHVMHFGKRGEGAMIEPGMIFTIEPMLNLGKRHMKILPDGWTAVTKDRSLSAQWEHTILVTDQGYEILTLRQEEL; this is encoded by the coding sequence ATGACCATAATTATCAAAACCGCCGACGAAATCGAGAAAATGCGCGTTGCCTGCAAATTGGCGGCAGATGTGCTGGACATGATCGCTCCGTATGTCGTCGCCGGCGTCGCCACGGAAGAGCTCGACCGGATCTGCCACGAATATATCGTCGACGTCCAAAAAGCGATTCCGGCACCGCTGAATTACCGGGGCTTTCCGAAATCGATATGCACTTCGATTAATCACCAGATCTGCCACGGCATTCCCAGCGATAAAAAACTAAAAAACGGCGATATCGTCAATATCGATATCACCGTGATCAAAGACGGCTACCATGGCGATACCAGCAAAATGTTCTGCATCGGCGAGGTGAGTCCGCATGCCAAACGTTTGGTGGACATCACCCGGGAAAGTTTGTTTTTAGGCATCGAACAAGTCAAACCCGGCGCGTATTTCGGCGATATCGGCCATGCCATTCAAAAACACGCGGAAGCCAACCGCTATTCGGTCGTGCGCGAATTCTGCGGCCACGGCATCGGCAAAAAATTTCACGAAGACCCGCACGTCATGCATTTCGGCAAGCGCGGCGAAGGCGCGATGATCGAGCCGGGGATGATATTCACGATAGAACCCATGCTCAATCTCGGCAAGCGCCACATGAAAATCCTGCCCGACGGCTGGACTGCCGTTACCAAGGACCGCAGTTTATCGGCCCAATGGGAACACACGATTCTAGTGACCGACCAAGGTTACGAGATACTTACCTTAAGACAGGAAGAACTGTGA
- the rpsB gene encoding 30S ribosomal protein S2, whose translation MAAVSMRQMLEAGVHFGHQTRYWNPKMASYLFGARNKIHIIDLEQTLPLFNDAMNYLGQMTANKGTILFVGTKKAARKAVAEEAKRCGMPYVNHRWLGGMLTNFKTIKKSINRLKELEAMKADGTLYQRFSKKEALGMERELEKLERSLGGIKDMRGTPDVIFVLDVGYEKNAIMEAKKLGIPVVGVVDSNNSPEKIDYVIPGNDDSIRAVTLYCQSASAAILEAKALRMDASSKADEFVEEVASEA comes from the coding sequence ATGGCAGCAGTGTCAATGCGTCAAATGCTGGAAGCGGGTGTTCACTTCGGACACCAAACCCGCTACTGGAACCCGAAAATGGCTTCATATCTGTTTGGAGCCCGCAACAAAATTCATATCATCGACTTAGAGCAAACTTTGCCCTTGTTCAATGATGCGATGAACTATCTGGGTCAAATGACCGCGAATAAAGGAACCATCCTGTTCGTCGGTACTAAAAAAGCCGCGCGTAAAGCGGTGGCCGAAGAAGCGAAACGTTGTGGCATGCCCTACGTCAACCATCGTTGGTTGGGCGGTATGCTGACTAACTTCAAAACCATCAAGAAGTCTATCAATCGCCTGAAAGAACTGGAAGCGATGAAAGCCGACGGTACCTTGTACCAGCGTTTCAGCAAAAAAGAAGCGCTGGGTATGGAGCGCGAGCTGGAAAAGCTTGAGCGTAGCTTGGGCGGTATCAAAGACATGCGCGGTACCCCAGATGTGATTTTCGTGTTGGATGTCGGTTACGAAAAGAATGCGATCATGGAAGCCAAAAAATTGGGCATTCCGGTGGTCGGCGTGGTTGACTCCAACAACTCTCCGGAAAAAATCGATTACGTGATTCCGGGTAATGACGACTCTATCCGTGCGGTTACTCTTTACTGCCAAAGCGCTTCGGCAGCTATTTTGGAAGCCAAAGCCTTGCGGATGGACGCGTCGTCTAAAGCCGACGAGTTTGTCGAAGAAGTGGCCTCGGAGGCTTAA